The following DNA comes from Hordeum vulgare subsp. vulgare chromosome 3H, MorexV3_pseudomolecules_assembly, whole genome shotgun sequence.
TGCCAATCAACAAATTGTTTGTTTATAAACATAATGTAAACAGAAGATTGTTTGTCTATTAACAACAGATTATTAGAAATGATTTGTAAGCATGCTATTATTAGAAATGATTTATAAACATACTGTAAATATGGCCAAATATGCAGATTGTTAACAGCAATTTGTTTCCAAACATGGCCAAGTATGCAGATTGTTAACAACAATTTGTTCCCAAAATTGTTAACAACTCAGAAGGCAAGGCAGTGTACTACAAGCAGCAGTAGAGGCAGGGTAAAGAAGGCCGACAAGAAGCGGGCGAATTGGTGTGGGCCGCCAGCAGCAATAGTTGTCGACGGCGGGAGGGGATTGATGATGGCGATAGCAAGCAACCGCAACCGTAGAAGGAAGCGACGATCGGCGACTTGCCCAAATCCTGCAGCGGCGACCGCAGGCGCGAGGAAGCAGCTGAGGACGCGATTAGGGCGATGAGGGAGGCGTCGTCCGCCGTGGAGGCAAACGCGATCGCCTCCGTGCAAGCGATGACACAGCTCACGCCTTCCTACGAACAGCATAGATAAGCAGGGGCATCGCAGCGATGCAGGTGGACGATGTCACGCTAGGCCCAACAATGGCTCAGCCTAGTTCGTGCCACAGGCAACAATGGAAAGGAAGGAGAGAGGATAATTAGTATCAGGTTTAAAATTTAGAGGTGACATGTTTTTCAAACAAAGGGAGTATCTTTTAGATTTTAATATAAATGGATATATATAATTgtatttaaagtatagattcacttgtTTTTGCTtagtatgtactccctccgttcctaaatataagaccttttagagattgtactataaactacatacgaatgtacatagacatattttaaaatacagattcactcattttgctccgtatgtagtctcctagtgaaattcctaaaaggtcttatattttgaaacggagggagcagCTTATACTGAAATCTTTAAaagaacttatatttaggaattgaaatttctaaaaggacttatatttagaaatggatggAGTACTTTTTTAACATGAAATAGATGTGCATACGAGGAACATAAGAATCTTGCGCAAAAACAATCTTTTGAAACCGTTGAACAACACGGAAGGCTGGACCTGATCGGTCTTTGCGTATAGTGTACACTTGTATACTGTAATATACTTTGGCCTGGATGCTAAGCCTTTAGGGCAGGCAGGATGCACCTGACAGGATGAAGGTCAGGCCCATGTCCATTTTTACAGATTATAGCACTAGACCTAGTAAATTGCACGCTATGCTTGACAAAAATGACTGGCTATGGGATGAAATAATATGGTAGCTATTCTACACAAGATTCTGTAAGACTATATTTACAAGAGACaaaactagaaaagaaagaatATTCCCCTCGCTAGTTTGGGGTAGAACAATCTGCCGTATCAGTCTTGATAACTCTGGTATTGTAAGAACCACAGGAGCCGCATTTGTGGTACAGCCAATGAAATTGAGATCTCCCTTTTCTTTCACAGTCATTACAAAGAATATCCTGTATGAATAATGAAACAGAATATAAATACAACAGCATATGAAAATAATGAAACCAAGAACAGAAAGTGAATACCTGACACCTATCACGGTATTCCTCAGGAAGCTCTTCGGCAGCCAACAACGCATCAAGCATGCCAAAGTACACCTGTACATAGGCAAATGCAGAAATAAATATTAGTTCAATACGAATCATGTATGTGCTTACAAAATTTAGACAAGCAGCTCACAAGTAACAATCCTTATATTGTGGATATTTTAAGCCACGCAAATAGATTTGTTACATCTACAGCATGTAGCCCACACTCAAGGAATAACTGACCACAGAAGAACATGTCCCTACTATTTTGAGACTACCATGGTAACATTAAAGTATTGGACAAATAGTTTCACAGGAGCTAACTGACCGGAAGCTAGATTTCAAACAAATCAAAATAGAACTGGCAGTTTTCAATTGGCATCTCACATAATGGCAACAATTTAAAAtgcttcctcttcttttttcagATACCAATACCACTGAAGTTTGTGTACATTATATTCAGTCACTCAACATGACTCGAGCAAAATGTCCAACTGTGTATTCCCCAAATACCAAAACAGACTTCAGTTTGCATCTTAGGAACGAGTTTAAATAACAAGACCACAAGTAAAGTCGCCCTCAGGCGTCAGGAATCAGCATTATATTGTCCGTGGAGAATAATCATACAATACAACTGCAGAGATAAAATATTTGATTGTGTACTCTCAAATGGAGGTACAGGCTTCCGGTAAAAAATGTGTCTGTTTCATGCTTTATGAAACATCACTTATCAGCTAGTGGAATGCCCTCTAGTTGAGGAGTAAAGTAGGAGAAATAATAATTTTCACTAAGATATGAACACAAATCATGGGACTCAAGATGAAGATTAACTTCATTACCATAAATGCAAAATTTGCAATGCCGTAAAAAGTAATGCAGCTTACCGCCATATCTCCCAAGGATTTGCAGCAGATAGGACAAGTGTAGTGACTGCAAGTGTATGCCTGGGATTGACAATTGTCAGAAGCGTTTTTGACAGCTAGTAGCCAGATATATATTATCAGAAAAACAAATTATTATTTTACTTGCTAATACCTGAAAGCAAGCTGAATGCATGAAGTGACCACAAGGAAGAGCTCTAACTGCCGCACTTGATGTGAATAGGAAGTCGCAACAGATTGGACAGTTTGTCTCTAGCCCCTTCTCCCGACATTTGTGTTCTGTTAGTTTCATTCCAAGGCAGCAATTGCACTTCATGCAATGGAAGAAATCAACACCAAGACCTTTACCAAGACGACACAgattacaaaacggacaatgatACACAGTCCTGTAAAATATCCCAGCATTAGAAGGGCCGGATTGCTTGCCATGGAAACGCTACTATCCAGATTTCAATGTCCAATCTAAACTATGACACAACAAGGCCACTTGGGAAACCAACAGGTTCTAGGTTGTGTTATTGCATTCGAACAACTGAGCACAGCGTTGGCGAAAATAACCAAGGTGACATCCAAATATCTAAAAGTTTAGCAAAAGTGGCGCTGTTTCTTCTTAAGGGTCTGTTAATGCAATTTTCATGATGAAGCCGATTAGTAAGTATATATACCTTGTGGAAACCAAAAGCTAGGAAAAAACAAAATTAATATTTCATTCTCTGACAACTTACAAAACGTGTGGAAGATTAAAGTAATCACTGGCATCGAATCCCTCAGTCATTTCTCCTAACACTAGCCAACTTTTAGCTTAAATTCAAAAGATAGTGCATTCGAAACTATTTTATTTACCGATGATGGCTATTCATTGGTGAATGAAACTGGTTTGCACTATTTAATCCCTGAAAGTAATCATGGACATGGAATCCCTTGCAGTTGTTTCTCCTAACACTAATCAACTTTTAGCTTAAATTCAAAAGGTGGTACATTCAACGGGCTACTTTGTTTACCGATGATGACTATTCATTGGTGAACGGAACTGGTTTGCACTAATTATTCCCTGTTGTAAACATCTTATAAAACTAATGACAGTAATACTGGTTATGCTACTCTATCAGACGTACAAAACATTACTCGAATTTGCATGTGGGCTAGATTATTACTGACTATACATACAAGTCTTTTTATATGTACGTTCAGTATTAAGAAAAAAGGGCAGCCAGGCACATGTAGCTCCCGCTTGCGCAGGGTCCGGGGGAAGGGTCCGACCACTTTGGATCTTTTGTACGCAGCTTTTCCCTGCATTTCTGCAAGAGGCTGTTTCCAGGACTTGAACCCTGTTGTAATCTAATCCGAATTTAAGTATGAATTTGGACGTGGAGGTGGTTACATATCAAAAAATAACGTAAAAACTAACACGTAAAAATAATTTGGGATAATTGTTCGATGGCCCAAAAAATTCAAAATCCCGGTGCCAGCTATATAGCAGAGAAAGTATGACCTTTCAATGACGTTGGCTAATGTTACCTTTCATCATCGAAAAATTTGCAGATATTACAGTAATACTTTGCCATGGATAGCCCATTGCAAGATGGAGTTTGGCAATTCGGACCGACAGGTTGAACCTTCAGGCATACCATGCACATCATCTCCTGTGTTGCTTTCCTACAGGCAGAAGTAATGTTGGCACATTTACATTTTGATATGATTGCAACCGTCTACAGAAAAGAACGTACACTAGGGAAGTCATTTGTTTCTTTTCAAGAACACAAGAAACTATACTCATTAGTCCTCATTTTTATATTATAAGATGGGTGATGTACTGCCACAGCATTCTgaacagcaataggataaatagaAAGGTCAAGGAACAGAAAACGTGTTTTTGCATAATGCAGAATTCACCTTTCCATTGTATGGTCGCTAACTTTATCATGGCAGAATCTGCATGTAAACAGCTTGTTACAGCAAGCGGCAACAAGCTTACAGTTCCGTTTGTAGTGCTCACAACCGAATACTTGCTTCTCCTGGTCACGATAAGAAGAACAGCATCCAGGTATACCGGCATCTTCACTACACTCTCCTGATCTTGGATCAGGTAGCTTTTGCTGAGCAGCTATCCAGCGGCTGAGGTACACGTGTCAATATAATTCTATTAATATATTTCTTAACAATTTATTCACTGAAATATCAAGATGACAAACCTGGTCATAAGATTTTGGATTAGATAGGCCTTTCGCCTTGGATCAAGTGTTGGATCCCGTGAAACCTTTCGAACCTCTGCCTCAAGTTCACTCTGGTTCATTCGAAATATGTCCTTCCAGCCAGGCTTGAACATCTGGTCATTCTGGTCAAGCTTGTCTTGTGAATGACTATCTGTAAATGGCAAATAATAGTTGTCAAAGAAAGAATCATTGGAAAGAaaggaaccaatcatagaactactccctccgttcctaaatataagtcttttaagaggtttcactaaatgattacatacggatgtatataaacatactttagaatatagattcattcattttgctccgtatgtagccctctagtgaaatctttaaaaagacttatatttaggaacggagggagtagttctgaACTAAACAAGCATCAGATACCAGGAAAAAGGGTCAAACACGCATCAGAATGTGTCATTTTGTATTAGAATAACACTGGGAACGCAACAACTATTTTCTAAGTATTCTGATAATACCATAGTTTTTTCAACTACTACCTCCGTCTGGTTTGGTCACCTTCCTATTTTGTGCCAAATTTTGACCGTAGATTAGACTAACAAATATGGTATTAACACCTGGGGCGCAATGCAGTTGAAAACATTGTTAATAGTAGAGGGCAAGGCCATAAGAGACCAACAGCACAAACCTTCCGGAATGGGGGATGTCTCTGACGAAGAATCAGATGGTGTTGGAACTCCCTTCCACCACTCATTTAGCCACTCACCGAACATTGTATTCTTAGTTGCTTGCTTCCATGTATCCAGCATCTTGTTCTGTTCTTCTTGATTAAGCGCTGATGTAACCCAGGGTAACATTGATTGGAGAACCTCAGCACCTGTTGTACCAATTATACGACCTACAAGCTTATCCTGTTCCTCCACCGAAAAATGTTTGTCAAACAATGGCCACAACTCAAGTTCTTCTCTGTGGACATGATTAGACAAGGCGACCCGGATAGACTTGCACATTCCTTGAAGCTTCGTAGCAAGCTCATTGTACTTTCTAGTCGAATCAATCACATTAGATGAATTGAAATAGTGTTTCTCTGCTTCATTCGCTTCAGTATGTGCCGGGTTCAAGCTCTCGTGTAGTTGTGAAAGCTCACAGAGAACATTAGATATATCTTCAAACAATTGCTCTTCCTGCTTGTGGTCAAGAGTGTATGAATGGCTCACATTGTGCAACGGCTCTCTTGATTCTAAAGCAGGAAACACGATTTCATCCTCAGCATTGCTGTGCGCCCTATAAAGACCCCACAATAAACGAAATCTTCCAATGAACTGGCGAAGGCAAGATTCATCACCATCGATGAGCTTTCCAGATTCAACATCTAGGTACTCTAAATCCTTACGAATCGCCTTGTGAAATTTGAATATGGTATCAATTGGTCTTGAGATGCCATCAGAACAAGACAATGCAGTATCTGTATCCCATGAAAAAAGGCTCGAATATAATGAGGGCGCGGAAGAATTGTATGATAGGGAGAGAAAGGACTTTGCAGAGGGCAGTGAACCAATGCCAAGATTGCTGGTGTCAACTCTCAACCCAGGAATACAACAAGGTTTTTTGCTACATGGACGTGCTACAGTGTCAGCAATTTGAGAGCAGTGACTTCCATTAGTACCAGGAACAGATTCTGCATCATTTCCTCGCTTGCCTGGCCTAGAACCATTTTCATTTTCCAGATGAAGAGGAATATCTGCACTGGTACGTGAAGCACATGGGCAGAATGATTGACATTTTTTCAGCTCTTCTACATCATCCAACAGGCATCTTGCTGCCCCTGATGTTAAGCATATATATTCTCCAGAATTGGATTTGTCCTCTGAGCGAGCCTTGCATGCCCAACCAGAGAAAAGAGTGACCAATGCCGTGTCAGATGATGGTGCTGTTTCACATGAATCTTTCAGCAAGATTGTATTCCCAATCAAAACTTCAAAATACAGTATAAAGACAATTAACTTAAAATAACAAAGTAAAGAGATGACCTGCCAAGCGCATATTCTGAAGAAAAGAAGATGCCTCCTCATCGCTCAGTTTTGACACCAACCATGGTAGAACACGTTCCAATAGCTTCAATGGCATGACACAAAGACTTCTGTATAGAAGTTCCCTTTGCTTCTCAGGAGAGAAAAGAACCCTAGCTTGGGGAAGCACCTAGGTAAATTAGACCAAGATGACATTCTGACCGACAAAGCAATAACCCCAGTGGCCCAGAAACATCACTACTAAGTACTAACCTTGGTTTCTTCATTACAGAAGTGTTTCTCAATTGCCTCCATTATCTGATCAGCATGTGAACACAATTCGGAGTAAAACTCTGCTGCAGTTGATTTTGCTCCTGCCATTTGGATTTGCTGAATTAAGCATCTAAAATTATTAAATCGGCGTTCTTCTTCAGCATGCTCCAGGACGAAGGACAGCTCGCTATTGACTGCAGGAAATACAACCTGATCCTCGGCGATACTGTAGATAATAATAAAAAATGCAACAGGTGAAATTAAAGAAGGTACACAGTCTACTTTCAGAACGTTCTGTTCTGCCGGTGAAAACTATCAAAAACGAACCAGGTGAAAACATGTTCTAGTACACAAAAAGGTGCAACTAACATGACAGGAGTACACGCATAGAAAAATATACCTTTATGTACAGCAAAATAATAATACATGCGTGCCTAACTCTTCTCagttaaacaacaacaacaaccaagcctttcagtcccaaacaagttggggtaggctagagttgaaacccataagatctcgaaaccaagtcatggctctggaacgtggatagctaacttccacgcacccctgtccatggctaagtctttgttgatattccaaaccttcaggtctctcttaacggactcctcccatgtcaagtttggtctaccacgatcccctcttaacattctcagcacgctttatccgtccgctatgcaccggcgcttccgatggcctccgttgaatatgtccaaaccatctgagacgatgctggaccagcttctcttcaatcggagctaccccaagtctctctcgtatatcgtcattccgtacccgatccttccttgtgtggccacatatccatcccaacatgcgcatctctgctacacctaactgttggatatgtcgtctcttggttggccaacactccgcgccatacaacatcgcaggtcggatagctgtcctataaaacctgccttttagcttttgtggcactctcttgtcacagagtacgccagaagcttggcgccacttcatccacccagccttgattcggtggcccacgtcttcatcgatatcgccatccttctgcaacatggaccccaaatatcgaaacgtgtctctctccggtaccacctgcccaccaaggctaacctctccatcctcgtgcctagtagcactaaaactgcacctcatgtattcagttttagttctactaagcctaactCTTCTCAGTTAAACTATTACTAAATATTAGGAGAATTAGCATGTTTGTGATACTGCTTGTCAAGTGTTTGTCATCACCCGTACCGTACTAGGATAAAAAATAAACTCATGTGTGTAGCAGAAGTGCAAAAGCCACCAGTACACCACGATGTCAAAAATAGTGTATAAGCCACATAACTGCCCAAGCAACAAGAGGGTATATTAAACAAGGTAGACAGTGTAACACTACAAATGATGAATGGGAGTACCAATTATATTACTGACAAACAAATGGCACACTAAATGCCAACTTGCATAGAAAAGCAGTATTGAAAAGGAGTGGATTTACCATAGTTGCACAATAAGATCTTAAACTGAAGTGCAAAAAAATTGAAGATTAAAACTACATGCCTGTGGAAGATGCACACATCTGCAATAAACTGAAGTCTCGCATTGAAGGCTGATATATCAGCAAAATCTCCAGACTGCTGCATCCTTCTTGTCTCCTCTGCTATATCATTTAATTCTTTGCGGATAGCATTGTGCCAATATAAAATCTCGTCTATGGGATGCCTATCAGCCTGACCATCATTAGATTCTGCATGCTTTATATGCCCGACTTTAGACTGTTCAAGTGGACAAATAAGTTTCTCCGCTTGATTAACAAAGGAAGCATCCTTGCAACAATGACTTCTTTCCAAATTATCACTGACAAAACTCTGTGCCACTTCTCTTGTTGCTTTCCCTTCTATCCAAGTGAATATAACCTTCACAAATTTTAAAACTCAAATTAGCAGGGCACCAAACAAGTTATTGCCAGAAACTATAAAGAGGCACAGTTGTGAGACCTGCTTAAGAAGTTTCTCTTCAGGAACTATTTTACATAAGCAGTTACGAATATCTTCATGCTCGTCAGATGAAACAGAAGCTGAGAGCCACGGAAGGAATTCTGCCAGCATATTTACAGGAATGTTGCATAAGAACTGCCACACTAAATCTGACTGCTCTTCGTATGAAAATTTCTTGGTAAGCAACGGGAAGACCTAGAAAATCAGATGATCAGCCACCAATAGATATGAAATACGATCAGTCACCAAGACcaaatatcttgagtaatcacatTCTCTATATATAGAATGAAGACACCAGAACGGATACATGACCATGAGAAGCGCATAATCCAAAGAAAAAATCTGCCACATTTTCTGGACTCCCAAAGATCAAGTTCATGCAACTTAATATTGCAACCCAGCTGTCCCACTTGTTTGTCtggattgtactccctccgttcctaaatataagtctttttagagattccactaggggactacatacggagcaaaatgaataaatctatactctaatgtatgtctatatacatccgtatgtagttttctagtgaaaactctaaaaagacttatatttaggaacggaaggagtattACTCAAACAAACAATCGGTCAAAGCTTCTGGTCGATGATGGGAAGCCTCTTTAGAGTGCAACAGCAAGGAATATAAGAACAGACACACAATTTATATTTACTAATTGGAGGCTCCCTTCAAGCTACCACACATTGCGCAGCATCATCAGAATTAGAGTAAATTGCACTTCACACCAGGTAGATTGCCACTTGTGTCACCTTGCACCAGGCCTCTGCACACTAATATTGCACTTTGCACCAGGTCTCATATGACAtttaaaaaaaagggaaaaaaacatATGTTTGTGTTATGTGGCACACATGGATTTTCCGTTTAAAATATGACCATCTGCGACCCGTTCAAAGAAAAAATGAAATGTGACGCACTTTTCCGGTCATGAATTATCTTTTAAACAAAATGATTATTATTTTCAACCAAAATCTATGGGTATACTACCTGCATCCGGGTTTTTAGGTCCGGCCGACCGAAACACCAGGACCAAGGCAACTGCATGCACCGGTCATGAATTATCTTTTAAACAAAATGATTATTATTTTCAACCAAAATCTATGGGTATACTACCTCCATCCGGGTTTTTAGGTCCGGCCGACCGAAACACCAGGGCCAAGGCAACTGCATGCAAGTGTTTAGGCAGTAATTAAGTGCGCGGATTTATGTGACTGCGTGAACGTGTTTAACTGTAATTGGATGGATACCCTCTCGGCCATAACTGCTTCGCGCATGCACGGGCTGGCCTCAGGTGCGCATGCAAGCATCCTTTCCCATGAGTGGATTGCGTCTACGTGGCTATGCCTGGCCAATGGGATAGATGAATGCGCCATTGATTGTGAATGGGAAATATCAAGTGGCCTTCATTTAACGGACATGCTTCCTGCCCAGCGGACCAAAAATCACGGACAGAGGTAGTACATCTCATCTCATAATACACATGTATGAACTAGAGAAGGAAAAGGGCACATACATAATATGGATCAAACACTATTCTTATGTGTTTATACCTCATTAGTGGTTAGAGTTTCTGGACCACCTATTTTAAAAGTTGTGTTCAATAAGTATGAGCAAAATGATATTACACCAAACATATGAACATGGTATTCTTTCTAGATATATGTTAGTATGTACATCTAGGAAAAAGAAAGGAGCAAAGTTAGATGTATATGCACCAAAATAGAGACAGAAGAGAGATTGGTAAATAATTGTATATATGTACCCTACAGTGCAGATCAAACTTCAAAATAAAGTGAATATCCAAATTTAGGGACAGATGTTGGTTAAAAAATTATATACAGCATGCTCCTAGTTTTATCATGAAAAGAACACAGCTCCTAGTTAACAATAATGTCAAAATGTTGACCATTAAAGCAAATATGTGACCATGCAAAATAAAATGAGTAATTGATATCAATCATAACGGTAGGAGCAAATTTAAAATGTAATTGAATTTACAACTGCCATTTATTTCAGAAAGTAACATAATAAAATCAAAATCACTATGTATTATGAAAGATGAGGAATATTCGCTTGACGAATTAACAGTTGTAGTACAAAAAAGACACTCAATGCATGTCAAAGGGATATTATATACTCCGTATGAtatatctctatctctatctttACCTCTATCTCTACTATCTCTACTAATTAAAAAATAAGTAGCATTCCTTTTCCTGCCAGGCAGAACTCTTCGTCGACCGATTCCCTCTTTCCCACCACATCCCTCCATCGTTTTTTTCATACAGCCGTTTTTTCTCACCACACCATATTTGACCGCACTTTCCCAGTATGCCCTCTCAAATCCACCTTTTGCAGCACTACATCAAATCCACCTTAATTAACTTACCTTTTGCAATAACGTGGAATTACGCCGCTCAGTTCCACGCAATATTTGACCACACATTCCCGTATGCCGCTCAATCACATTAATTTACTTAGCATGCATGACCCAGGCTATCAAATTATAATGGCGCCAAAGTCAAAATTTTAATCCTTGGTGCTTCACACCTGCCTCATGCCGTATAGGGTGGaattacccccccccccacccaccaccaccaccaccttatCACAGACCTAACctttatacttcctccgttcctaaatataagaccttttagatatttcactatagactacatacggatgtatagacatagtttagagtgtagattcattcattttgctccgtatgtagtctataatagaatctctaaaaggtcttatatttaggaacggaaggagtacattacaatgggacggagggagtggtATATATACTACTTTAAAAAGACGTAAGGTTCCCTTTCCTGCCAGGCAGAACCCTTTGTCCAACCTTACGTAcattccccctccctctctcagtTTTGATTTTCCCCCCTCCTATATCTGGGTTTTTTTCCACCGGTTTTACTTGAAAACCGTCTTACCTGTCTCACCTTTTATTGACTTACCAAATAAAATTATGTTTTCTTTGGTAAACCAATAAGTTCTTACCAAATAAAATCCTAATGATTACTGTATTTAGGTAGGAAAATCACGGGCAGGATTTGATAAACATTTATTTATACAATCACATTAATGTGGGAAGGTAAATCGCAGGCTAACGTGCTAGAATATTTGTatctcgttgcaacgcacgggcaactATCTAGTGTACATCAAATATCCTTAGAGAATCCCCTTTACGTTAGATGTATAAAGTATTGTCTATATGCAGCCCGTGTAGGTGCATAGGCTGATGACTGGTTTGTTTGAATGGGGATCCACATATAAGGTAAACACTTCTGATCAGAACATGCAGTCTGGGTTTTCAAAAATGCAGAAT
Coding sequences within:
- the LOC123444148 gene encoding zinc finger protein BRUTUS-like, which gives rise to MATPTPMAGEGTLAAVMPLSPPPPAAAAGSAAEAPMLIFLYFHKAIRAELEGLHGAAVRLATERAGDVDALAERCRFFVNIYKHHCDAEDAVIFPALDIRVKNVAGTYSLEHKGENDLFTQLLALLQLDIQNDDALRRELASCTGAIQTCLTQHMSKEEEQVFPLLTKKFSYEEQSDLVWQFLCNIPVNMLAEFLPWLSASVSSDEHEDIRNCLCKIVPEEKLLKQVIFTWIEGKATREVAQSFVSDNLERSHCCKDASFVNQAEKLICPLEQSKVGHIKHAESNDGQADRHPIDEILYWHNAIRKELNDIAEETRRMQQSGDFADISAFNARLQFIADVCIFHSIAEDQVVFPAVNSELSFVLEHAEEERRFNNFRCLIQQIQMAGAKSTAAEFYSELCSHADQIMEAIEKHFCNEETKVLPQARVLFSPEKQRELLYRSLCVMPLKLLERVLPWLVSKLSDEEASSFLQNMRLAAPSSDTALVTLFSGWACKARSEDKSNSGEYICLTSGAARCLLDDVEELKKCQSFCPCASRTSADIPLHLENENGSRPGKRGNDAESVPGTNGSHCSQIADTVARPCSKKPCCIPGLRVDTSNLGIGSLPSAKSFLSLSYNSSAPSLYSSLFSWDTDTALSCSDGISRPIDTIFKFHKAIRKDLEYLDVESGKLIDGDESCLRQFIGRFRLLWGLYRAHSNAEDEIVFPALESREPLHNVSHSYTLDHKQEEQLFEDISNVLCELSQLHESLNPAHTEANEAEKHYFNSSNVIDSTRKYNELATKLQGMCKSIRVALSNHVHREELELWPLFDKHFSVEEQDKLVGRIIGTTGAEVLQSMLPWVTSALNQEEQNKMLDTWKQATKNTMFGEWLNEWWKGVPTPSDSSSETSPIPEDSHSQDKLDQNDQMFKPGWKDIFRMNQSELEAEVRKVSRDPTLDPRRKAYLIQNLMTSRWIAAQQKLPDPRSGECSEDAGIPGCCSSYRDQEKQVFGCEHYKRNCKLVAACCNKLFTCRFCHDKVSDHTMERKATQEMMCMVCLKVQPVGPNCQTPSCNGLSMAKYYCNICKFFDDERTVYHCPFCNLCRLGKGLGVDFFHCMKCNCCLGMKLTEHKCREKGLETNCPICCDFLFTSSAAVRALPCGHFMHSACFQAYTCSHYTCPICCKSLGDMAVYFGMLDALLAAEELPEEYRDRCQDILCNDCERKGRSQFHWLYHKCGSCGSYNTRVIKTDTADCSTPN